One Sporolituus thermophilus DSM 23256 genomic region harbors:
- a CDS encoding respiratory chain complex I subunit 1 family protein: protein MINIIGMVVLMLAAPLVAGVIKTVKARLQNRRGPSLLQPYFDLAKLFGKDSVFSSTVSWVFRGAPFVYFGATAGAAALLPVGDGAVSLADLFILVYLFALGRFFLALASLDAGSAFGGMGGSREMYIAVLVEPALLLALLTVVMPAGGTDLAGMAAAAGRAPLSLPHVLAALAFFFVVIAETGRIPVDNPDTHLELTMVHEGMVLEYSGRYLGLIHWAAMVKQLIMLTLFVTYFVPWGWGPAGLTGGALWFAGKVLLAAVLLGVVETSTNKMRLFRLPHFFAISCLLSLLALIAQ, encoded by the coding sequence GTGATCAATATTATTGGCATGGTCGTACTAATGCTTGCCGCCCCGCTGGTGGCAGGCGTCATTAAAACCGTCAAAGCGCGGCTGCAGAACCGCCGCGGCCCTTCGCTGCTGCAGCCGTATTTTGATTTGGCCAAACTGTTCGGTAAAGACAGCGTGTTTTCGTCAACCGTTTCGTGGGTGTTTCGCGGCGCGCCGTTTGTCTATTTTGGTGCGACCGCCGGAGCGGCTGCGCTCTTGCCGGTAGGGGATGGCGCGGTGTCGTTGGCCGACCTGTTTATTCTCGTGTATCTTTTTGCGTTGGGCCGTTTTTTTCTGGCGCTGGCCTCGCTCGACGCTGGCAGTGCTTTTGGCGGTATGGGCGGGTCGCGGGAGATGTATATCGCCGTGCTGGTGGAGCCGGCGCTCCTCCTGGCGCTTCTGACCGTGGTCATGCCGGCCGGCGGGACGGACCTTGCCGGCATGGCCGCCGCGGCCGGCCGTGCGCCCTTGTCCCTGCCGCATGTGCTGGCGGCCCTTGCCTTTTTCTTCGTGGTTATTGCCGAGACGGGACGCATTCCGGTGGATAACCCTGACACGCATCTTGAGCTTACAATGGTGCATGAAGGCATGGTGTTGGAGTATTCAGGCCGCTATTTGGGCCTCATTCATTGGGCGGCAATGGTTAAGCAGCTGATCATGCTGACGCTGTTTGTCACCTATTTTGTGCCGTGGGGATGGGGGCCGGCCGGCTTGACCGGCGGTGCGCTCTGGTTTGCCGGCAAGGTGCTTTTGGCCGCCGTGCTGCTCGGCGTCGTCGAAACCAGCACCAACAAAATGCGGCTGTTTAGGCTGCCCCATTTTTTTGCCATATCCTGCCTGTTATCACTGCTGGCGCTTATAGCTCAATAG
- a CDS encoding NADH-quinone oxidoreductase subunit K translates to MNLLTIALMAAVFVLTRVTMLRTAVHILVFQSVLIALACLVIGGETGEMHFYLAALLTVVIKVGIIPYFLYRIVSRLRREREERPLWGPNASSLGAAAAIVLAYGFISQALPGVVSRETLAAAAALVLIGLQLIMTRRQAILQIVGLNTMENGLYLLGLSMTKGLPLIIELGIFLDVMVAVVVLVILTYRLKISFLTTDTSQLRKLKG, encoded by the coding sequence GTGAATCTGCTGACAATTGCCCTCATGGCGGCCGTATTTGTGCTGACGCGCGTAACAATGCTGCGCACGGCCGTCCACATTCTCGTGTTCCAATCGGTGCTAATCGCCCTCGCCTGCCTGGTCATCGGCGGAGAAACCGGTGAAATGCACTTTTATCTGGCTGCGCTGTTGACGGTGGTCATTAAGGTCGGCATTATTCCTTATTTTCTGTACCGTATTGTCAGCCGGTTGCGGCGTGAACGGGAGGAACGTCCCTTGTGGGGCCCCAATGCGTCTTCCCTGGGCGCGGCGGCTGCCATTGTACTGGCCTACGGCTTTATCAGCCAGGCCCTGCCAGGGGTAGTCAGCCGGGAGACGCTGGCCGCGGCGGCCGCTCTGGTGCTGATCGGGCTGCAGCTCATTATGACCCGGCGGCAGGCTATTCTGCAGATTGTCGGGCTTAACACGATGGAAAACGGCCTGTATCTATTGGGGCTTTCGATGACCAAGGGGCTGCCGCTGATTATCGAGCTCGGCATCTTTTTGGACGTAATGGTGGCCGTCGTGGTGCTGGTCATTCTGACTTATCGCCTGAAGATATCCTTTTTGACTACCGATACGTCGCAACTGCGGAAACTGAAAGGGTGA
- a CDS encoding hydrogenase 4 subunit F: protein MLELIYAALILPLATAGATLPLKRPGAIKKVNLAGSLLTSGALLAIVYSVYTTGPLYTGLFYADHVSALLLTVIAVLTFTATLFSAPYMEKEMRHGVIPAAALRRYYMLLNAFSFTMAAALLVENLGLLWVAIEATTLVSALLVAFQLNRSALEAAWKYVMVCTVGICLALFGTILLYYAQVSAGGSGQEALSWLALKQVAERLDPAMVRLAFVFILIGYGTKAGLAPMHTWLPDAHSQAPSPVSGLLSGALLSCALYALMRHVAIVKAVAGTAFIQPLLVGLGVLSVLIALPFLLLQHDIKRLFAYSSVEHMGIVTLALGLGTPLAVYGALLHVLNHAVAKSALFFLAGAIVQEYRTKHILRIRGMMTFAPRLGALFLLTVLCITGMPPFGVFVSKFTVAWAAFAGGQPLVGAVLLLLLAGIFAGMTYYCCQMVFGSGAGPVRPAPLSASAMIAIGLSLAVVTLTGLSMPVWLDAVLTQAAAIIVGG from the coding sequence ATGCTGGAGCTTATCTACGCGGCCCTTATCCTGCCGCTTGCTACGGCGGGAGCGACTTTGCCGCTGAAGCGCCCAGGCGCGATTAAGAAGGTCAATCTGGCGGGAAGCCTGCTTACCAGCGGCGCGCTGCTGGCAATTGTCTACTCCGTTTATACGACGGGCCCGCTCTACACCGGCCTGTTTTATGCCGATCACGTGAGCGCCCTGCTTCTAACCGTCATTGCCGTCCTTACCTTTACGGCGACGTTGTTTTCGGCGCCGTATATGGAAAAAGAAATGCGCCACGGCGTTATCCCGGCCGCCGCGTTGCGGCGTTATTACATGCTGCTGAATGCCTTTTCTTTCACAATGGCGGCTGCTTTGTTAGTGGAAAACCTCGGCCTGCTCTGGGTGGCGATCGAGGCAACGACGCTGGTATCGGCGCTGCTGGTAGCGTTTCAGCTAAACCGCTCCGCTCTGGAAGCGGCGTGGAAATACGTCATGGTTTGTACGGTCGGCATCTGTCTGGCCTTGTTCGGTACCATTCTGCTGTATTATGCCCAGGTCAGCGCCGGCGGCAGCGGCCAGGAAGCGTTGAGCTGGCTGGCGTTAAAGCAGGTGGCGGAGCGGCTTGACCCGGCCATGGTTCGCCTGGCTTTTGTCTTTATTTTGATCGGTTATGGTACCAAGGCCGGTTTGGCGCCGATGCATACCTGGCTGCCGGATGCGCACAGTCAGGCGCCTTCACCGGTCAGCGGCCTCTTGTCCGGGGCGCTGCTAAGCTGTGCGTTGTACGCCCTCATGCGCCATGTGGCTATTGTCAAGGCCGTAGCCGGTACTGCTTTCATCCAGCCACTGCTTGTTGGGTTAGGAGTGCTTTCGGTGTTAATTGCCTTGCCGTTTTTGCTGTTGCAGCACGACATCAAGCGGCTCTTTGCGTATTCCAGCGTAGAGCATATGGGTATAGTGACGCTGGCCCTTGGCCTGGGCACGCCGCTGGCCGTCTATGGCGCGCTGCTGCATGTGCTTAATCATGCGGTGGCCAAGTCGGCGCTCTTCTTTCTGGCCGGCGCCATTGTCCAGGAATATCGCACCAAGCATATCCTGCGCATCCGGGGCATGATGACGTTCGCTCCCCGCCTCGGCGCGCTGTTTCTGCTCACTGTCCTGTGCATCACCGGCATGCCGCCGTTTGGCGTCTTTGTCAGTAAATTCACGGTTGCCTGGGCGGCTTTTGCGGGTGGCCAGCCGCTAGTTGGCGCGGTGCTGCTACTATTATTGGCCGGTATTTTTGCCGGGATGACCTATTATTGCTGCCAGATGGTGTTCGGGAGCGGTGCTGGACCGGTGCGGCCTGCTCCGCTGAGCGCGTCGGCCATGATCGCCATTGGGCTGTCCCTGGCCGTTGTCACTCTGACCGGCCTGTCGATGCCGGTCTGGCTGGATGCGGTCCTGACCCAGGCGGCAGCCATTATTGTAGGGGGGTAA